The Frondihabitans australicus genome includes a region encoding these proteins:
- a CDS encoding SDR family NAD(P)-dependent oxidoreductase, with translation MTDDVQAVHQPSDLRTVIMTGASSGIGAKAAATLAEGGAHVVVVGRNTARTKEVASRIGGTAHVADFDRLDEVRDLAQRLLDENPRIDVLANNAGGLVSHRSETTDGFERTLQSNHLAPFLLTRLLLPRIVESAGRVVSTSSTANLFGRVRLDDLNWRKRPWAGGWLAYGTSKLLTNMFISQLAARSPIQAYAFHPGFVSTSFGSDSASMRVLNTLTGGSYGISADAGAVPLATLSGPTTVGVPSGTYFDQLKPYGRQAPQAKDRILAEVVWETSSRLVSIPSDL, from the coding sequence GTGACCGACGACGTGCAGGCAGTGCACCAGCCAAGCGATCTGCGCACGGTGATCATGACGGGTGCGTCGAGCGGCATCGGCGCGAAGGCGGCCGCGACGCTGGCCGAGGGCGGCGCGCACGTGGTCGTCGTGGGCCGCAACACGGCGCGCACCAAGGAGGTGGCGAGCAGGATCGGCGGCACCGCCCACGTGGCCGACTTCGACCGCCTCGACGAGGTCCGCGACCTCGCGCAGCGCCTCCTCGACGAGAACCCGCGGATCGACGTCCTGGCGAACAACGCCGGCGGCCTCGTGAGCCACCGCTCCGAAACGACCGACGGCTTCGAGCGCACGCTGCAGTCGAACCACCTCGCGCCGTTCCTCCTCACCCGGCTGCTGCTGCCGAGGATCGTCGAGAGCGCAGGCCGCGTCGTCTCCACGTCGAGCACGGCCAACCTCTTCGGCCGAGTCCGTCTCGACGATCTCAACTGGCGCAAGCGCCCGTGGGCCGGTGGGTGGCTCGCCTACGGGACCAGCAAGCTCCTGACCAACATGTTCATCAGCCAGCTCGCGGCCCGCTCGCCCATCCAGGCCTACGCGTTCCACCCCGGCTTCGTGTCGACGAGCTTCGGCAGCGACTCGGCGTCGATGCGGGTGCTGAACACGCTCACCGGCGGCAGCTACGGCATCTCCGCCGACGCCGGCGCCGTGCCCCTGGCGACGCTCTCGGGCCCCACCACCGTGGGCGTGCCGAGCGGCACCTACTTCGATCAGCTGAAGCCGTACGGGCGACAGGCGCCCCAGGCGAAGGATCGGATCCTGGCCGAGGTGGTGTGGGAGACCTCCAGTCGGCTTGTCTCGATTCCGAGCGACCTGTGA
- a CDS encoding Fe-S oxidoreductase, with the protein MKNPLLDSPVSRAGCAVATALVLVIGAPLSTGRIRVVGDLIVCTGLPRWVFGRGGTTVGRVYLTRDNDGDDVLEHEAVHVRQWQRYGLLMPILYAIAGRDPHTNRFEVEAGLEKGGYR; encoded by the coding sequence GTGAAGAATCCCCTGCTCGACTCCCCCGTGTCGCGGGCGGGCTGCGCCGTCGCCACGGCCCTGGTGCTCGTCATCGGCGCGCCGCTCAGCACGGGCCGGATCCGGGTCGTCGGCGATCTCATCGTCTGCACCGGGCTCCCCCGGTGGGTGTTCGGCCGCGGCGGGACCACGGTGGGTCGCGTCTATCTGACGCGCGACAACGACGGCGACGACGTGCTCGAGCACGAGGCCGTGCACGTGCGCCAGTGGCAGCGGTACGGGCTGCTGATGCCGATCCTGTACGCCATCGCCGGTCGTGACCCGCACACGAACCGGTTCGAAGTCGAGGCGGGACTCGAGAAGGGCGGCTACCGGTGA